From one Aquicella siphonis genomic stretch:
- a CDS encoding exodeoxyribonuclease VII small subunit has translation MTKKPNKLPNLEDSLSEITQLIDRMEHSEQTLEQSLDSFERGITLVRHCQKILDQAEQKVQILMQNNNQEELIPYDNNDQQQGPEIDEANND, from the coding sequence GTGACTAAAAAGCCCAACAAACTTCCCAATCTGGAAGATTCATTATCTGAAATTACCCAGCTTATCGACAGAATGGAACATAGTGAACAAACGCTGGAACAATCTCTCGATAGCTTTGAGCGCGGCATCACCCTGGTAAGACACTGCCAGAAAATACTCGACCAGGCCGAGCAAAAAGTCCAGATTCTTATGCAGAATAACAATCAAGAAGAATTAATACCCTACGATAACAATGACCAGCAACAAGGGCCTGAAATCGATGAAGCAAACAACGACTGA
- a CDS encoding polyprenyl synthetase family protein: MKQTTTDTTLDELFQLCSDRLKQIYPPLLEEIPSLDLKTAMEYTLLNGGKHIRPLLIYATGMIFNAPLENLDAPAGSVELIHTYSLIHDDLPSMDDADMRRGKLACHKVHGEGIAILTGDAMHTLAIQVIASHPSQLKADRRLQMIQILTHACGPYGMAAGQALDITVMNDNTISEDLLLDIYRLKTGALFAACIELGWLASRDDDEVNQQALREFGHCIGLAFQIQDDLLDIESSSEITGKSVGLDAKHHKITYPKLVGRLKARDKIQSLYQQALEAINYMGQQAQLLRDLTSHMLERSR; this comes from the coding sequence ATGAAGCAAACAACGACTGATACTACCCTGGATGAACTGTTTCAGCTTTGCTCAGACCGGCTGAAGCAGATCTATCCGCCTCTTCTGGAAGAGATCCCTTCACTTGATCTCAAAACGGCCATGGAATACACCTTGCTGAATGGCGGCAAACACATCAGACCGTTACTGATTTACGCGACCGGCATGATTTTCAACGCCCCTCTCGAAAACCTGGATGCTCCGGCTGGTTCAGTTGAACTTATCCACACGTATTCCCTGATTCATGATGACTTGCCGAGCATGGATGACGCTGACATGCGTCGGGGCAAGCTTGCATGCCATAAGGTCCACGGAGAAGGGATTGCCATTCTGACAGGCGACGCAATGCATACACTGGCGATACAGGTTATCGCCAGCCACCCCTCGCAGCTAAAAGCGGACCGCAGGCTGCAAATGATCCAGATACTCACCCACGCATGCGGCCCTTATGGCATGGCGGCAGGTCAGGCGCTAGACATCACTGTCATGAATGACAACACTATCTCTGAAGATCTGCTTCTGGATATTTACCGCCTGAAAACCGGCGCCTTGTTCGCCGCCTGCATTGAATTGGGCTGGCTTGCCTCTCGCGATGATGATGAAGTCAACCAGCAAGCCTTGCGGGAATTTGGTCATTGCATAGGTCTGGCTTTTCAGATCCAGGATGATCTTCTTGATATTGAATCCTCTTCTGAAATCACAGGCAAATCTGTGGGACTGGACGCCAAGCATCACAAGATCACTTATCCCAAACTCGTCGGACGGCTCAAAGCACGAGATAAAATCCAGTCCTTGTACCAGCAGGCATTGGAAGCCATCAACTATATGGGCCAGCAGGCGCAATTATTACGTGATTTGACCAGTCACATGCTGGAACGAAGCCGTTAA
- the nrdR gene encoding transcriptional regulator NrdR, translating into MYCPFCNAGDTKVIDSRLIREGNQTRRRRECPDCKERFTTYEAAELSLPRIIKRDGRRSPFNEDKLRAGMLRAMEKRPVSVEQIETAIVRIIRKAMTSGEREIPSSQVGEWVMEELHQLDQVAYVRFASVYRCFQDIDEFRREISRLTRYAKRTKARPSHSRK; encoded by the coding sequence ATGTACTGCCCATTCTGTAATGCAGGTGACACGAAAGTAATTGATTCGCGTTTGATCCGGGAAGGTAATCAGACCCGAAGACGGCGCGAGTGCCCTGATTGCAAAGAGCGATTCACGACTTATGAAGCAGCGGAATTATCTCTTCCCCGCATCATCAAGCGTGACGGCCGGCGGTCACCATTTAACGAGGACAAACTGCGGGCAGGAATGTTGCGCGCAATGGAAAAACGCCCTGTCAGCGTAGAGCAGATCGAGACTGCGATTGTGAGGATCATCCGCAAAGCCATGACTAGCGGCGAGCGGGAAATACCCTCTTCACAAGTCGGTGAGTGGGTCATGGAAGAACTGCATCAACTCGACCAGGTGGCTTACGTCCGGTTTGCATCGGTGTATCGTTGTTTTCAAGATATTGATGAATTCCGTAGAGAAATTAGCAGATTGACACGATATGCCAAACGAACCAAAGCAAGGCCAAGCCACTCCAGAAAATAA
- a CDS encoding UDP-N-acetylmuramoyl-tripeptide--D-alanyl-D-alanine ligase: MTLAQTARILGLDAAPAATEFHGMSIDSRTLQPGNLFVAIQGERVDGHDYLEEAYKKGAAAAVVSRQVDSPLPQLIVNDTTAALGKLGTAWRNQFDTTIIAVTGSNGKTTLKNMIALIMVAACQGNEKQVLATQGTLNNHWGLPMTLARLDSEHRYAAIEMGMNHFGEIEYLTNMTRPQVAVITNAAASHLEGLGDVAGVARAKAEIFSGLPQNGIAVLNRDDAFFPFWHNLIDGRPYISFGFHPDAHVTAVIHQAEQTQDITIQTPKGSVEVTLPLLGRHNVQNALAAAAATLAAGIGLGSIKAGLERIQPAPGRLQLHTLANGVKIIDDTYNANPFSLQAAVNILSTFNGKKILVLGDMKELGSEAKMLHQEAGESIRKAGIDYLFTYGELSANTAQAFGEGAYHFNEKEKLVNALKPFLHNTTTILVKGSRSMRMEKVIAELVP, encoded by the coding sequence ATGACGCTAGCTCAAACGGCCAGAATTCTCGGGCTTGACGCCGCGCCCGCCGCGACGGAATTTCATGGTATGAGCATCGACTCCCGCACCTTGCAGCCTGGAAATTTATTCGTCGCCATCCAGGGAGAACGGGTTGACGGACATGATTATCTTGAAGAAGCCTATAAAAAAGGAGCCGCCGCCGCGGTGGTCAGCAGACAAGTTGATTCGCCCCTGCCCCAGTTAATCGTGAATGACACCACGGCCGCCCTGGGCAAGCTGGGCACAGCCTGGCGAAACCAGTTTGACACGACCATCATCGCCGTCACAGGAAGCAACGGCAAAACCACTTTAAAAAACATGATCGCACTCATCATGGTCGCCGCCTGCCAGGGAAATGAAAAACAAGTCCTCGCCACGCAAGGCACTCTGAACAATCACTGGGGCCTGCCAATGACGCTTGCGCGTCTTGATAGCGAGCATCGCTATGCCGCCATCGAAATGGGTATGAATCATTTTGGTGAAATCGAATACTTGACCAACATGACCCGGCCGCAAGTGGCTGTCATCACCAATGCCGCCGCTTCCCACCTTGAAGGATTAGGCGACGTTGCCGGGGTGGCGCGCGCGAAAGCGGAGATTTTTTCCGGACTGCCTCAAAACGGTATCGCCGTACTGAATCGGGACGATGCATTTTTCCCGTTCTGGCACAATCTGATTGATGGCCGCCCCTACATCAGCTTTGGTTTTCATCCCGACGCGCATGTTACCGCAGTCATCCATCAGGCAGAACAAACGCAAGACATTACCATCCAGACTCCCAAAGGCAGCGTGGAAGTGACCCTGCCTTTGCTAGGCAGGCATAACGTGCAAAACGCGCTGGCCGCTGCCGCCGCGACCCTGGCTGCCGGCATCGGCCTGGGCTCGATCAAGGCAGGCCTGGAACGCATTCAGCCCGCGCCAGGAAGATTACAGCTGCATACGCTGGCGAACGGAGTAAAAATCATTGACGACACCTACAATGCCAATCCCTTTTCCCTGCAGGCAGCGGTAAATATTTTGTCGACATTCAACGGCAAGAAAATTCTGGTGCTGGGCGACATGAAAGAACTGGGTTCCGAAGCAAAAATGCTGCATCAGGAAGCGGGAGAATCCATACGAAAAGCCGGTATTGATTATCTATTCACCTACGGAGAATTAAGCGCGAACACCGCCCAGGCATTTGGCGAAGGCGCTTATCATTTTAATGAAAAAGAAAAGCTGGTGAATGCACTGAAGCCTTTTTTACACAACACAACCACCATTCTGGTGAAGGGATCACGTTCCATGCGCATGGAAAAAGTGATCGCGGAGTTGGTGCCCTGA
- a CDS encoding phosphatidylglycerophosphatase A family protein has translation MARFSVTSIFDKLKSRSRVSPPIPEKVWRDPLYFAAFGFGSGTVPVAPGTFGTLLAIPFYLILQPLPQTAFLIFVILFAAASSWICDRVSREIHSHDHPGMCIDEFAGFFVTMIHAPPGPLWIVLGFLLFRLFDIWKPWPIHLLDQKVHGGFGMVLDDIVAGLFAFAVIQLCSFIF, from the coding sequence ATGGCCCGATTTTCGGTTACCAGCATTTTTGACAAACTTAAATCCCGTTCCCGCGTTTCACCTCCCATTCCGGAAAAAGTGTGGCGCGACCCGCTTTATTTTGCCGCCTTCGGATTTGGCAGCGGAACCGTGCCGGTCGCGCCGGGAACATTTGGCACCCTGCTAGCCATCCCGTTTTACCTGATCTTGCAGCCGCTGCCGCAAACAGCTTTTCTGATCTTCGTCATTCTGTTCGCCGCAGCGAGTTCCTGGATTTGCGACCGCGTCAGCCGTGAAATTCACTCACACGACCATCCCGGTATGTGCATAGATGAGTTTGCAGGATTCTTCGTCACCATGATCCATGCGCCGCCTGGACCGCTCTGGATCGTTCTGGGGTTTTTACTCTTCAGGCTGTTTGACATCTGGAAACCCTGGCCTATCCATCTCCTGGACCAAAAAGTCCATGGTGGCTTTGGCATGGTGTTGGATGATATAGTCGCGGGATTGTTCGCTTTCGCTGTGATTCAACTTTGTTCCTTCATTTTTTGA
- the nusB gene encoding transcription antitermination factor NusB: MPNEPKQGQATPENNAINPVARHNARRYALQAMYQWQLSGTSITDIESEFLHYHIDKKLDLDYFKELIHGVPRYQHKIDEEMQPYLGRPLHEIDPIELGVLRLAIYELMKRPDVPYRVIINEALELTKKFGSIEGHKFVNDILDRIAKKNRITEIKMGRDK; this comes from the coding sequence ATGCCAAACGAACCAAAGCAAGGCCAAGCCACTCCAGAAAATAACGCCATCAATCCGGTTGCTCGGCATAATGCGCGGCGTTACGCGCTGCAGGCCATGTACCAATGGCAGCTTTCAGGAACTTCGATCACCGATATTGAATCCGAGTTTTTGCATTATCACATTGATAAAAAACTGGACCTGGATTACTTCAAGGAACTCATACACGGTGTTCCCCGTTACCAGCACAAGATAGACGAAGAAATGCAGCCTTATCTTGGCCGCCCCCTGCATGAGATTGACCCGATAGAACTGGGCGTGCTGCGCCTCGCCATTTATGAACTAATGAAGCGGCCAGATGTGCCTTACCGCGTCATTATCAATGAAGCCCTGGAACTGACAAAAAAATTCGGATCCATAGAGGGGCATAAATTTGTGAATGATATTCTGGACAGGATTGCGAAAAAAAACCGCATCACCGAAATCAAGATGGGCAGAGACAAATAA
- a CDS encoding U-box domain-containing protein: MDNRNDIYTIAYNDLFTYQGREEFAKSLARLSSDELREVLLDQHSLHHDNLVHMLRHVQRIAATQPNPFNFIRQQIQEILAFDSFEGSYIDAPPNTQKLFLLVLLKHNASRRKQILENQAYIDSANLSTILTHLIETWPHLYSHLPNYTITLNNVLNLKETLIPVPSEHSQEQSSDSLVRMPETISSNKDKLFADIITFEFITSPWIAPQGTTYQYESITQWLHDSPTDPLNRSPLNHADLIQNKLYSSLVQCLFDAKNTLRKFMDPELVYQTLCCPLSGERLKDPVVAEDGVTYERAYLEAYLSAHDFFTPCHVLQQKPLYTNRFLTSLYEQTRLDLLLDEYAAAKLPLAKENAHLIKPLRDYLGIRAGEGHFAGWSFGYNKWDKMISSVHLIHALSGTLSPQTFFGRYPYEVKVLKQGRLKTAAQPALNHLESNLMK; this comes from the coding sequence ATGGATAACCGGAACGACATATACACTATTGCCTATAACGACTTGTTCACTTACCAAGGCCGCGAAGAATTCGCGAAAAGCCTGGCCAGGCTCAGCAGTGACGAACTCAGGGAAGTTCTGCTGGACCAGCATAGCCTGCACCACGACAACCTGGTGCACATGCTGCGTCATGTCCAGAGAATAGCGGCAACGCAACCGAATCCTTTCAATTTCATACGCCAGCAGATACAAGAAATCCTGGCGTTTGATTCCTTCGAGGGTTCTTATATTGATGCGCCGCCAAACACGCAGAAACTTTTCCTACTGGTCTTGTTAAAGCATAATGCCTCTCGTCGCAAGCAGATATTAGAAAACCAGGCCTATATCGATTCTGCCAACCTGTCCACCATACTGACACATCTGATCGAAACCTGGCCTCACCTGTATAGCCATCTGCCCAATTATACTATTACGCTGAACAATGTATTGAATCTGAAAGAGACACTCATTCCGGTTCCGTCTGAACATTCACAGGAACAATCTTCCGATTCCCTGGTCCGCATGCCCGAGACAATCAGCAGCAACAAGGACAAATTATTCGCGGATATCATCACGTTTGAATTCATCACCAGTCCATGGATCGCGCCTCAAGGCACGACTTATCAATATGAAAGCATCACTCAGTGGCTTCATGACAGCCCGACGGATCCGCTAAACCGGTCTCCGCTAAACCATGCGGATTTAATACAAAACAAGCTCTATTCTTCGCTGGTTCAATGCCTGTTTGATGCGAAAAACACGCTCAGGAAATTCATGGATCCCGAGCTTGTCTATCAAACCCTTTGCTGCCCCTTGTCAGGCGAGCGGCTCAAGGATCCTGTCGTCGCCGAAGACGGCGTGACTTATGAGCGCGCTTATCTTGAAGCATATCTGTCAGCACATGATTTCTTCACGCCCTGCCACGTGCTGCAGCAAAAACCGCTTTATACCAACCGCTTTCTCACCAGCCTTTATGAACAGACCCGGCTGGATTTACTCCTGGATGAATATGCCGCAGCCAAACTGCCGCTCGCGAAAGAAAACGCCCACCTGATCAAACCGCTGCGCGACTACCTCGGCATAAGAGCCGGAGAAGGTCATTTCGCCGGCTGGAGTTTCGGCTACAATAAATGGGATAAAATGATTTCGTCCGTTCACCTGATTCATGCGTTGTCAGGCACCCTCTCACCTCAGACTTTCTTCGGGCGTTACCCCTATGAAGTGAAAGTGTTAAAACAAGGCCGCCTCAAAACCGCGGCCCAGCCTGCGCTGAACCACCTGGAATCAAACCTGATGAAATAA
- a CDS encoding EamA family transporter, whose amino-acid sequence MTQWLPPAILALFSFGLWGLFSKLAIAHIDSKSALIFQTAGVLLVGLITLGMLDFKPATDMKGLSFGLLTGVAYGVGCLFYLIAADKGKLITVVTLTALYPLVTIVLSYFLLREGINAKQFIGILLALAAIFLMSQ is encoded by the coding sequence ATGACGCAATGGTTGCCGCCGGCAATTCTCGCCCTGTTCAGCTTTGGCTTGTGGGGATTATTTTCCAAGCTTGCGATCGCACACATTGATTCCAAAAGCGCGCTCATTTTTCAAACGGCTGGCGTGCTGCTGGTCGGCCTCATCACCCTGGGCATGCTGGATTTCAAACCCGCGACAGACATGAAAGGCCTTAGCTTCGGCTTGCTCACCGGCGTTGCATACGGCGTGGGCTGCCTTTTTTATCTTATTGCCGCAGACAAAGGAAAACTTATCACCGTCGTGACCCTGACCGCGCTGTATCCGCTGGTGACGATTGTGCTTTCCTATTTTCTTTTGCGCGAAGGCATCAACGCCAAACAGTTTATTGGCATATTGCTCGCGCTGGCCGCCATTTTCCTGATGTCACAATGA
- the thiL gene encoding thiamine-phosphate kinase, which translates to MSEFDIINKYFAARAKNRPDVRVGIGDDAAVVQPAPGSELVITTDTLIAGVHFPETTLPYDIGHKALAVNLSDLAAMGATPAWVTLALTLPQESADWIKSFCDGFFTLADRYSVQLIGGDLTRGPLSITVQALGYAPIGKALLRSGAKPTDLIYVTGTLGDAGLGLRFLQQGITLDVSYQPWILERLNRPEPRIMAGEILRFLASAAIDISDGLAADLGHILESSHAGALIYPDQLPLSEASTCTLAPAEAITLALTAGDDYELCFTLPAELRGTLERLPSFPCRLTCIGEITRQPGLELRYQNGNPYHGPIFGYQHF; encoded by the coding sequence ATGTCAGAATTCGATATCATAAACAAATACTTCGCGGCGCGAGCAAAAAACCGTCCCGATGTGCGCGTGGGAATCGGTGACGATGCAGCCGTGGTCCAGCCTGCGCCGGGCAGTGAGCTGGTCATCACCACTGACACCTTGATCGCTGGCGTGCACTTTCCTGAAACAACTCTTCCTTATGATATCGGCCACAAGGCGCTGGCCGTCAATTTAAGCGATCTCGCAGCGATGGGCGCTACGCCAGCCTGGGTCACACTGGCGCTGACCCTCCCGCAAGAAAGTGCAGACTGGATAAAATCCTTTTGCGACGGATTTTTCACTCTCGCCGACCGGTATTCAGTCCAGTTGATAGGCGGAGACCTGACGCGCGGCCCGCTTTCCATTACCGTACAGGCTTTAGGTTACGCTCCCATAGGCAAAGCCTTGCTGCGATCGGGCGCAAAACCGACCGACCTCATTTATGTCACCGGCACACTGGGTGATGCAGGCCTGGGATTAAGGTTTTTGCAGCAAGGAATCACCCTGGATGTCTCTTATCAACCCTGGATACTGGAGCGGTTGAACAGACCCGAACCACGCATCATGGCGGGTGAAATCTTGCGTTTCCTGGCCAGTGCTGCGATTGATATTTCTGACGGATTGGCTGCGGATCTTGGCCATATACTGGAATCCAGTCATGCCGGCGCCTTGATATACCCTGATCAATTACCTTTATCAGAAGCGTCTACCTGCACTCTTGCACCGGCGGAAGCCATTACACTCGCGCTAACGGCGGGCGATGATTATGAATTATGCTTTACCCTGCCCGCGGAATTGCGCGGCACTCTTGAACGACTACCCTCCTTTCCCTGCCGTCTGACATGCATTGGTGAAATCACCCGTCAGCCAGGACTGGAATTACGCTATCAAAATGGAAACCCTTACCATGGCCCGATTTTCGGTTACCAGCATTTTTGA
- the argE gene encoding acetylornithine deacetylase — translation MSTLEWLKRLIEFDTTSRNSNLELISCAQAWFERHHLQTRITRDPRQAKANLFATLPAQNGSVDGGVILSGHTDVVPVDGQQWDTPPFTAVLRDDKVYGRGACDMKGFLAVLLALVPEFVRLKLSHPVHFAFSYDEEVGCLGASVMITDLQHAGIKPAACIVGEPTSMRPVVAHKGVQVFRCRIRGRAAHSSLTPQGCNAIEYAAKLICHIRSLADEFNREGPFDRHFDVPFTTVSTNMIQGGHARNIIPEQCEFFFEFRHLPGIQPRSVIDRITAYVQEAIQPQMQKEYGDAGIEIDAVAAVPGFEAGDDAVVSWLARAAGLENEIRKVAYATEAGLFQQAHIPVLVCGPGSIEQAHRANEFVTLDQLALCEDFLRKVVKTF, via the coding sequence ATGAGCACACTGGAATGGCTTAAACGCCTAATCGAATTTGACACGACTTCCCGCAATTCCAACCTGGAACTTATTTCCTGTGCGCAGGCATGGTTTGAACGCCATCATTTACAGACCCGGATTACCCGTGACCCCCGCCAGGCGAAAGCGAATTTGTTTGCCACCTTGCCGGCGCAAAACGGTTCGGTAGACGGCGGCGTGATTCTATCCGGGCATACGGATGTGGTTCCTGTTGACGGCCAGCAGTGGGATACGCCTCCTTTCACCGCTGTTTTGAGGGATGATAAAGTATACGGCCGCGGCGCCTGTGACATGAAAGGTTTTTTGGCGGTTCTGCTGGCGCTCGTTCCGGAGTTTGTCAGGCTGAAATTATCCCATCCCGTGCATTTTGCTTTTTCCTATGACGAAGAAGTAGGCTGCCTGGGGGCGTCTGTCATGATTACAGACTTGCAGCACGCGGGGATTAAACCGGCCGCCTGTATTGTGGGTGAGCCTACGAGCATGCGGCCGGTTGTGGCTCATAAAGGGGTACAGGTTTTTCGCTGCCGGATCAGGGGGCGGGCGGCTCACTCTTCCCTGACGCCGCAAGGCTGCAACGCAATTGAATATGCTGCGAAACTGATTTGTCACATACGAAGTCTCGCGGATGAATTTAACCGGGAAGGGCCGTTTGACCGGCATTTTGATGTCCCTTTTACCACTGTCTCCACCAACATGATACAAGGCGGCCATGCCCGCAACATTATACCGGAGCAGTGCGAATTCTTTTTTGAATTTCGTCATCTGCCCGGCATCCAGCCTCGCAGTGTGATTGACAGGATTACTGCGTATGTTCAGGAAGCGATACAACCACAAATGCAGAAGGAATACGGGGATGCGGGCATAGAAATAGACGCGGTCGCTGCCGTGCCGGGTTTTGAGGCTGGAGACGACGCGGTGGTATCCTGGCTCGCGCGCGCGGCTGGTCTTGAAAACGAAATACGCAAGGTGGCGTACGCTACCGAGGCGGGACTGTTTCAACAGGCGCATATTCCGGTACTGGTATGCGGCCCGGGCAGTATCGAGCAGGCTCACCGCGCGAATGAATTTGTCACGCTGGATCAGCTGGCTTTATGTGAAGATTTTCTGCGCAAAGTGGTCAAGACGTTTTGA
- a CDS encoding NADP-dependent isocitrate dehydrogenase, with protein sequence MAIKTPITVAYGDGIGPEIMQATMKLLDAAQAQVAPEIIEVGEKIYLSGNTTGIPDKAWESIKRTKVLLKSPITTPQGGGYKSLNVTMRKTLGLFANVRPCVSYAPFVSSNFSNIDLVIVRENEEDLYSGIEHRGTEEVYQCLKIVTRPGCERIIQYAFEYARKFNRKKVTCLSKDNIMKMTDGLFHRVFNEIAAQYPDIQNEHLIVDIGTALIASNPERFDVIVTLNLYGDIISDVAAQVAGSVGLAGSANIGNQVAMFEAIHGSAPDIAGKDIANPSGLMHAAIQMLVHINQPEIATLIENAWLKTLEDGIHTGDIYSPEHSKKKVGTREFADAVIARLGQLPSHFKAAHYKPGAYAKIECYGAQPKAESRKELVGVDVFLDNPQDLTAQELSGKIAGLGGPMSLIVITSRGLKIWPDSSIETPYLRHCCCRFQSSRDIKQLQAVSHSDIINLLARMNEIGLDTIKTENLYTFDGELGYTLAQGQ encoded by the coding sequence ATGGCAATCAAAACCCCAATCACCGTGGCGTATGGCGACGGAATCGGCCCTGAAATCATGCAGGCCACCATGAAACTGCTGGATGCGGCGCAAGCACAAGTCGCGCCGGAAATCATAGAAGTGGGAGAGAAAATTTATCTGTCGGGCAACACAACCGGCATTCCTGACAAGGCATGGGAATCCATCAAGCGGACCAAGGTGCTGCTTAAAAGCCCCATTACGACACCCCAGGGCGGCGGGTATAAAAGCCTGAACGTAACCATGCGCAAGACGCTGGGATTATTCGCGAATGTACGACCCTGCGTATCTTACGCACCCTTTGTGTCTTCGAATTTTTCCAATATCGATCTGGTCATCGTGCGGGAAAATGAAGAAGATTTATATTCCGGCATAGAGCATCGCGGCACGGAGGAAGTCTATCAATGCCTGAAAATTGTCACCCGCCCGGGATGTGAGCGCATCATTCAATACGCGTTTGAATATGCCCGTAAATTCAACCGCAAAAAAGTCACCTGCCTCAGCAAGGACAATATCATGAAAATGACCGATGGTTTATTCCATCGCGTTTTCAATGAAATTGCCGCGCAATATCCTGACATCCAGAATGAGCATTTGATTGTCGATATCGGCACCGCGCTGATAGCAAGCAATCCGGAACGTTTTGACGTCATCGTCACACTGAATCTCTACGGCGACATTATTTCCGATGTCGCCGCGCAAGTAGCCGGGTCTGTCGGACTCGCCGGTTCCGCAAACATAGGCAATCAGGTCGCGATGTTCGAAGCCATTCATGGGTCCGCTCCGGATATTGCCGGAAAAGACATCGCAAACCCCTCAGGATTGATGCACGCGGCCATACAGATGCTGGTGCATATCAATCAGCCGGAAATCGCCACCTTGATTGAAAACGCCTGGTTAAAGACGCTGGAAGACGGCATTCACACCGGCGACATTTATTCGCCCGAGCACAGCAAGAAGAAGGTCGGGACCCGGGAATTTGCTGACGCGGTCATCGCGAGGCTGGGCCAGCTTCCCTCGCATTTCAAGGCGGCTCACTATAAGCCCGGAGCCTATGCCAAGATAGAGTGCTATGGCGCCCAGCCCAAGGCGGAAAGTCGCAAGGAACTGGTAGGCGTTGATGTGTTTCTTGATAATCCCCAGGATTTAACCGCGCAGGAATTATCCGGAAAAATAGCTGGCCTGGGCGGCCCGATGAGCCTGATTGTCATCACCAGCCGCGGCCTGAAAATCTGGCCCGACAGCAGTATAGAAACACCCTATTTGCGGCATTGCTGCTGCCGCTTTCAATCCTCCAGGGATATCAAGCAGCTGCAAGCCGTTTCTCACTCCGACATTATCAATCTGCTGGCGCGGATGAATGAAATCGGTCTTGATACCATCAAGACCGAAAATTTATATACCTTCGACGGCGAACTGGGGTATACCCTGGCGCAAGGACAATAA